In the Gymnogyps californianus isolate 813 chromosome 3, ASM1813914v2, whole genome shotgun sequence genome, one interval contains:
- the ABRACL gene encoding costars family protein ABRACL isoform X2 translates to MNVEHEISLLVEEIRRLGTKNADGQVSVKFGVLFADEKCANLFEALVGTLKAAKRRKIVTYQGELLLQGVHDNVDIMLLQD, encoded by the exons ATGAATGTGGAACATGAAATTAGCCTCTTAGTTGAGGAGATTCGGCGACTGGGAACCAAAA ATGCTGATGGACAAGTGAGCGTGAAATTTGGTGTGCTCTTTGCTGATGAAAAGTGTGCCAACCTCTTTGAAGCCCTAGTGGGAACTCTTAAGGCTGCAAAACGACGGAAGATTGTCACTTATCAAGGGGAGCTACTTTTACAAGGTGTTCATGACAACGTTGATATCATGCTGCTGCAGGACTGA
- the ABRACL gene encoding costars family protein ABRACL isoform X1: MTLSKTTMNVEHEISLLVEEIRRLGTKNADGQVSVKFGVLFADEKCANLFEALVGTLKAAKRRKIVTYQGELLLQGVHDNVDIMLLQD, translated from the exons ATGACTTTATCGAAG aCCACAATGAATGTGGAACATGAAATTAGCCTCTTAGTTGAGGAGATTCGGCGACTGGGAACCAAAA ATGCTGATGGACAAGTGAGCGTGAAATTTGGTGTGCTCTTTGCTGATGAAAAGTGTGCCAACCTCTTTGAAGCCCTAGTGGGAACTCTTAAGGCTGCAAAACGACGGAAGATTGTCACTTATCAAGGGGAGCTACTTTTACAAGGTGTTCATGACAACGTTGATATCATGCTGCTGCAGGACTGA